The bacterium sequence GTTCTGGAAAGACGACCCACGCCGCCGCTGCCACGCTTGCGGCGGGATCGTGTCAAACCCGCGATTCGACCTCGGCTGCGCCCAGTGGTGCCAGTTCGCCGCGAATTGCCTGGGGCAGCCGGCCGGCGACGCGGGGGAGGCGCTTGTGGATGCTCTGATACGCGAGATGCGTGTCGTGTTCGGAGACGACCAGCGCCGTATCCGCCATGCTTTGGCGGTGCTCGACTACGCCGAGCAGATACTCGCCGGTGAAGGGGGCGACCCGCTGATCGTGCGCGCGGCTGCGGTTCTGCACGAAGGGCCGCCCATCGCCCGTCCTATTCTGGAGCGCCTTGGGGTGGACGCCGAGCGCGCCGGGCACGTTCTGCGCATTATCGGCAGCAACCAATCGGTCCGCGATGGCGATACGCTGGAGTCCCGCATCCTTTGGGACGCCGACCGCCTGGCGAACATCTCCGAGGAATGCGGCGGAAAGA is a genomic window containing:
- a CDS encoding phosphohydrolase — protein: MAMSQCPGQDRRYWKPADVFESPCSCCGEPLEFWKDDPRRRCHACGGIVSNPRFDLGCAQWCQFAANCLGQPAGDAGEALVDALIREMRVVFGDDQRRIRHALAVLDYAEQILAGEGGDPLIVRAAAVLHEGPPIARPILERLGVDAERAGHVLRIIGSNQSVRDGDTLESRILWDADRLANISEECGGKTPEEARILVEHSYRTATGRAIGQQAVARFLGTPRPLA